One genomic region from Sorangium aterium encodes:
- a CDS encoding vWA domain-containing protein, with translation MKTAVKQRASACGMLFCVGAVLALGGAAMTACEDEVAKQRPRSGIGQGAQEPEDGFDPDTEDPSGPPAADAGGLCGNRIHQVEIAEAPNIYFVLDASGSMLSPASASSSATRYDRVREAAVDLVRNLGPLINVGAAVFPVDATDEAPCRAGGEVFAVTPGAPFAEGQEGTTTTSRFRAATRAAPLGGTPTAATLAALTPKLVGLPGKTIVVLATDGGPNCNSSAKCDADGCIANIEQQCPEENCCSPSGPSGPEGCLDRDDTVAAIELLAASGIDVYVVGIPGSEFYGDVLDQMALAGGTAQFVSPFYFKVDNLDTLGNVLSKIAGIVVSCEFDLVDPPPEAGQTNVYLDDELVAYDPENGWRWKSPAVVELLGEACTKLKSGRVGQVQIVSGCPTEVAR, from the coding sequence ATGAAGACGGCCGTGAAGCAGCGGGCCAGCGCCTGCGGCATGCTCTTCTGCGTCGGGGCTGTGCTCGCGCTCGGCGGCGCGGCGATGACCGCGTGCGAGGACGAGGTCGCGAAGCAGCGTCCGCGCAGCGGCATCGGTCAGGGGGCGCAGGAGCCGGAGGACGGGTTCGATCCGGACACCGAAGACCCGAGCGGACCACCGGCCGCGGATGCGGGTGGGCTCTGCGGCAACCGGATCCACCAGGTCGAGATCGCCGAAGCGCCGAACATCTACTTCGTCCTCGATGCGTCAGGCAGCATGCTCAGCCCCGCTTCCGCGAGCTCGAGCGCGACCCGATACGACCGGGTCCGTGAGGCCGCGGTCGACCTCGTGCGGAACCTGGGCCCGCTGATCAACGTCGGCGCAGCCGTGTTCCCCGTGGACGCGACCGACGAGGCGCCGTGCAGGGCAGGCGGCGAGGTGTTCGCTGTCACGCCGGGGGCTCCCTTCGCAGAGGGACAGGAGGGCACAACGACGACATCGCGGTTCCGCGCGGCGACGCGGGCCGCGCCGCTCGGCGGGACGCCTACCGCGGCGACCCTCGCGGCGCTGACGCCGAAGCTCGTCGGGCTCCCCGGAAAGACCATCGTCGTGCTCGCGACCGACGGAGGTCCGAACTGCAACAGCTCGGCGAAGTGCGACGCCGACGGGTGCATCGCCAACATCGAGCAGCAGTGCCCCGAGGAGAACTGCTGCTCGCCCTCGGGTCCCTCGGGCCCCGAAGGGTGCCTCGATCGCGACGATACGGTCGCCGCGATCGAGCTGCTCGCGGCGAGCGGGATCGATGTCTATGTCGTCGGCATCCCCGGGAGCGAGTTCTACGGCGATGTCCTCGACCAGATGGCGCTCGCCGGCGGCACGGCGCAGTTCGTCAGCCCGTTCTACTTCAAGGTGGACAACCTCGACACGCTGGGGAACGTCCTCTCGAAGATCGCCGGCATCGTCGTCTCCTGCGAGTTCGACCTGGTCGACCCGCCTCCCGAGGCGGGACAGACGAACGTCTACCTGGACGACGAGCTGGTCGCCTACGACCCGGAGAACGGCTGGCGCTGGAAGTCGCCCGCGGTGGTCGAGCTCCTCGGGGAGGCATGCACGAAGCTCAAGAGCGGGCGGGTGGGGCAAGTCCAGATCGTCTCCGGCTGTCCCACGGAGGTGGCGAGGTGA
- a CDS encoding class I SAM-dependent methyltransferase, whose product MATKRPAHVSGSGQRRDPELEAGTSAHYEDPAYYAKTYARRKDDVRYYVDLAIASAGPVLEYGCGNGRITLPVARAGVQITGVDLSAPMLGDLRAQLGREPRDVSSRVSLRRGDMRALRLGRRFPLVICPFNAFLHLYTRVDVERFLARAREHLTPKGELVFDVSMPEPAELARDPDRAYATPRFRYPAKDGPGEFVRYTERFDYDKVRQILFVSMEFSPVDGGERWMTPLAHRQFYPQELEALLHYNGFEITALRSDFSAEPPDNQTSMLLYHCRPRRSGRARRPGNEGGR is encoded by the coding sequence ATGGCCACGAAGCGGCCGGCGCATGTTTCGGGCTCCGGCCAGCGTCGCGATCCGGAGCTCGAGGCTGGGACGTCGGCCCACTACGAGGATCCGGCGTACTACGCGAAGACGTACGCGCGCCGGAAGGATGACGTCCGCTACTACGTCGACCTCGCCATCGCGTCGGCGGGGCCAGTGCTCGAGTACGGCTGCGGCAACGGACGGATCACGCTGCCTGTCGCGAGGGCGGGGGTCCAGATCACCGGCGTGGACCTGTCGGCGCCGATGCTCGGCGATCTGCGCGCGCAGCTTGGACGCGAGCCGCGCGATGTCTCCTCTCGCGTGAGCCTCCGGCGGGGCGACATGCGGGCGCTACGGCTAGGGCGCCGCTTTCCGCTCGTGATCTGCCCGTTCAACGCCTTCTTGCACCTGTACACGCGCGTGGACGTGGAGCGATTCCTCGCGCGAGCGCGCGAGCATCTGACGCCGAAGGGCGAGCTCGTCTTCGACGTTTCCATGCCCGAGCCGGCGGAGCTCGCGCGAGATCCGGATCGCGCCTATGCCACGCCGCGGTTCCGGTACCCCGCGAAGGATGGCCCTGGCGAGTTCGTCCGGTACACGGAGCGGTTCGACTACGACAAGGTCCGGCAGATCCTGTTCGTTTCCATGGAGTTCTCGCCCGTCGACGGCGGCGAGCGCTGGATGACGCCGCTCGCCCATCGTCAGTTCTACCCGCAGGAGCTCGAAGCCCTGCTCCACTACAACGGCTTCGAGATCACGGCGCTTCGCAGCGATTTTTCTGCGGAGCCGCCCGACAACCAGACGAGCATGCTGCTCTATCATTGCCGGCCACGCCGTTCTGGTCGGGCCCGCCGCCCTGGAAATGAAGGGGGCCGCTGA
- a CDS encoding KamA family radical SAM protein gives MRASSELVAAARLARRSGEEGANARAVALPERPGPLAASAQEARPARVKARKSDWTWQLRHALSSADDLHRALSLTPEELAGARRAERAGLPVRVTPYYLSLCDKGDPACPIRRQCVPLADEAAEVPGDLVDPLGEVAHEVAPHLVQRYPDRALLLATDRCAVYCRFCTRSRMVGDGGGAVALERLAPAMAYLEAHPEVRDVIVSGGDPLAVSTDRVVRLIARLRQIRSVETIRIATRVPVTLPQRITAELVRALKPYHPLWVMTHFNHPKELTPAAERACKRLADHGFPVMNQTVLLRGINDDATTLATLFRGLVRWRVRPYYLLQMDPVRGTAHLRTPLATGVSLMEQLQGRLTGIALPKLIVDTPGGMGKVPIGPEYVVDRGPGRTVLRTHRGVEVEYVDPPAGPGG, from the coding sequence ATGCGGGCAAGTAGCGAGCTCGTCGCCGCCGCGCGGCTCGCCCGGCGATCCGGCGAAGAAGGCGCGAACGCCCGCGCCGTCGCGCTGCCGGAGCGACCGGGTCCGCTCGCCGCGAGCGCGCAGGAAGCGCGACCAGCCCGCGTGAAGGCGCGGAAGAGCGACTGGACATGGCAGCTGCGCCACGCGCTCTCGAGCGCCGACGACCTCCACCGGGCGCTGTCGCTCACGCCGGAGGAGCTCGCCGGCGCCAGGCGCGCCGAGAGGGCGGGGCTGCCCGTCCGCGTCACCCCCTATTACCTGAGCCTCTGCGACAAGGGCGATCCGGCGTGCCCGATCCGCCGGCAGTGCGTGCCGCTCGCGGACGAGGCCGCCGAGGTGCCCGGCGATCTGGTCGACCCCCTCGGCGAGGTCGCGCACGAGGTCGCCCCCCACCTCGTGCAGCGGTACCCGGATCGCGCGCTGCTCCTCGCGACCGACCGCTGCGCCGTGTACTGCCGCTTCTGCACCCGCTCACGCATGGTCGGCGACGGCGGCGGCGCGGTGGCGCTCGAGCGCCTCGCGCCCGCGATGGCGTACCTGGAGGCGCACCCGGAAGTGCGCGATGTCATCGTGAGCGGCGGCGACCCCCTCGCCGTCTCGACGGACCGCGTCGTGCGGCTCATCGCTCGGCTGCGGCAGATCCGGAGCGTGGAGACGATCCGGATCGCCACGCGCGTTCCGGTCACGCTGCCGCAGCGGATCACCGCAGAGCTCGTGCGCGCGCTCAAGCCGTACCACCCGCTCTGGGTGATGACGCACTTCAACCACCCGAAGGAGCTCACGCCCGCCGCCGAGCGCGCCTGCAAGCGCCTCGCGGATCACGGCTTTCCCGTCATGAACCAGACCGTGCTGCTGCGCGGCATCAACGACGATGCGACGACGCTGGCCACGCTCTTCCGGGGTCTCGTGCGCTGGCGGGTGCGCCCCTATTACCTGCTCCAGATGGACCCCGTGCGCGGCACGGCGCACCTGCGCACGCCGCTCGCGACCGGCGTCTCCCTCATGGAGCAGCTCCAGGGCCGGCTCACCGGCATCGCGCTGCCGAAGCTGATCGTGGATACGCCAGGCGGGATGGGCAAGGTGCCCATCGGCCCCGAGTACGTCGTCGATCGCGGGCCGGGGCGCACCGTCCTCCGCACGCACCGCGGCGTCGAGGTCGAGTACGTCGACCCCCCGGCGGGGCCTGGCGGCTGA
- the rimI gene encoding ribosomal protein S18-alanine N-acetyltransferase, with product MKREATKLSASLIQLTADAADDAALDEIDAVAAAAFDVPQFSAREELRRPWTRCWVAREERRALAFLIAWHVADELHVLNVATCPAAQRRGLATALMNRSLEYAQQQQVRLILLEVRRSNRAAIRLYRKLGFTAMGVRPRYYSDNGEDAIEMVLTLDPATGAVQPGRDEIRIEI from the coding sequence GTGAAACGCGAGGCGACGAAGCTCTCGGCCTCGCTGATCCAGCTGACGGCCGACGCTGCGGACGACGCCGCGCTCGACGAGATCGACGCGGTCGCGGCCGCGGCGTTCGACGTGCCGCAGTTCTCCGCGCGAGAAGAGCTGCGCCGCCCCTGGACGCGCTGCTGGGTCGCGCGCGAAGAGCGGCGCGCGCTCGCCTTCCTCATCGCGTGGCACGTCGCCGACGAGCTCCACGTTCTCAACGTGGCCACTTGCCCCGCCGCGCAGCGGCGCGGGCTCGCGACGGCGTTGATGAACAGGTCGCTCGAGTATGCACAGCAGCAGCAAGTGCGGCTGATCCTGCTCGAGGTGCGCCGCTCGAACCGGGCAGCGATCCGGCTCTACAGGAAGCTCGGCTTCACCGCGATGGGGGTACGCCCTCGGTACTACAGCGACAACGGCGAGGACGCGATCGAGATGGTGCTCACGCTCGATCCAGCGACCGGCGCGGTGCAGCCAGGCCGCGACGAGATCCGCATCGAGATCTGA
- the pyrH gene encoding UMP kinase, whose translation MAADQDSLLPPPPRPAPGLKYRRIVLKLSGEALCGEEGGFGIRPETLHHVAGEVAELQRMGVQIGVVVGGGNIFRGLKGASAGMDRSQSDYMGMLATVINALALQDALEKTGVPTRVMTAIEIRQVAEPYIRRRAMRHLEKGSIVIFAAGTGNPFFSTDTAAALRAMEIQAQALFKATKVEGIYDRDPVRHEGAQMFAHLSYDRFLADRIGVMDSTAVTLCRENKMPIRVFKLMTRGNILRVCRGEEIGTIVD comes from the coding sequence GTGGCCGCTGACCAGGACTCTCTCCTTCCCCCTCCCCCTCGTCCGGCCCCCGGGCTGAAGTACCGCCGCATCGTGCTCAAGCTGAGCGGCGAAGCGCTCTGCGGCGAGGAAGGGGGGTTCGGCATACGTCCCGAGACGCTCCACCACGTGGCCGGCGAGGTCGCCGAGCTCCAGCGGATGGGGGTGCAGATCGGGGTCGTCGTGGGCGGCGGCAACATCTTCCGCGGGCTGAAGGGCGCGAGCGCGGGGATGGACCGCTCCCAGAGCGACTACATGGGCATGCTCGCCACCGTCATCAACGCGCTCGCCCTGCAGGACGCGCTCGAGAAGACGGGCGTGCCGACGCGCGTGATGACCGCGATCGAGATCCGGCAGGTCGCCGAGCCGTACATCCGCCGCAGGGCGATGCGGCACCTGGAGAAGGGCAGCATCGTCATCTTCGCCGCGGGCACGGGCAACCCGTTCTTCTCGACCGATACGGCGGCGGCGCTGCGGGCCATGGAGATCCAGGCGCAGGCGCTGTTCAAGGCGACCAAGGTCGAAGGCATCTACGACCGCGATCCCGTGCGCCACGAAGGCGCGCAGATGTTCGCGCACCTGAGCTACGACCGCTTCCTCGCCGACAGGATCGGGGTCATGGATTCGACGGCGGTCACGCTCTGCCGCGAGAACAAGATGCCCATCCGGGTGTTCAAGCTCATGACCCGCGGCAACATCCTCCGCGTCTGCAGGGGCGAAGAGATCGGCACGATCGTCGACTGA
- the rpoZ gene encoding DNA-directed RNA polymerase subunit omega, translated as MARVTVEDCLEREENRFALVVLAANRTRQLMKGSDALVKTKNKPAVTSLREIAAGKVHFHRSSHEVVSEWLQQMNAGGQR; from the coding sequence ATGGCGCGTGTGACTGTGGAAGACTGCCTCGAGCGCGAGGAAAACCGTTTTGCTCTCGTCGTGCTCGCGGCCAACCGGACGCGGCAGCTCATGAAGGGCTCGGACGCTCTCGTGAAGACGAAGAACAAGCCTGCCGTGACCAGCCTCCGAGAGATCGCGGCGGGCAAGGTGCACTTCCACCGGAGTTCCCACGAGGTCGTCTCCGAGTGGCTCCAGCAGATGAACGCTGGCGGCCAGCGCTGA
- a CDS encoding peptidylprolyl isomerase, with protein MRRPLLAISLVALVASCDEPALQVPSDAGDPVFGLTAEQSARVLAKVGDRVITLGDFGRTLERMDQFDRLRYQTKERRRELLSEIVDAELLALEARRRGLDKDPAVEDAIRQILREAMIARARKGLPAPADIPASEVRAYYEANADKFSEPERRRVAAIVVGDRALGEKVLKEAQKAGSSSAWGELFLKHSLTAPKDKSAAPPLDLAGELGIVGPPGDQRGAHPRVPQPVREAAFRIGSVGAVGEELVEADGRFFIVRLNGLTSGHRREFAEAERSIRVALLQQKMQDQERAIEDELRKKFPVEINEAALSSVKLPEQLMQTGSAAQPDPAKPRAPQPEQAGAAAAPSSDAGK; from the coding sequence GTGCGCCGACCCCTGCTCGCCATCTCGCTCGTCGCGCTCGTCGCGAGCTGCGACGAGCCCGCCCTCCAGGTCCCCTCGGACGCGGGGGATCCGGTCTTCGGCCTCACCGCAGAGCAGTCGGCGCGCGTGCTCGCGAAGGTCGGGGACAGGGTGATCACCCTGGGCGACTTCGGCAGGACGCTGGAGCGCATGGATCAGTTCGATCGGCTCCGGTACCAGACGAAGGAGCGGCGCCGCGAGCTGCTCAGCGAGATCGTCGACGCGGAGCTGCTCGCGCTGGAAGCCCGGCGCCGGGGCCTCGACAAGGACCCCGCTGTCGAGGACGCGATCCGGCAGATCCTCCGCGAGGCGATGATCGCCCGGGCTCGAAAGGGCCTGCCGGCGCCGGCCGACATCCCCGCGTCCGAGGTGCGCGCGTACTACGAGGCGAACGCGGACAAGTTCAGCGAGCCCGAGCGCAGGCGCGTCGCCGCCATCGTCGTCGGCGACAGAGCGCTCGGGGAGAAGGTCCTCAAGGAGGCGCAGAAGGCCGGGAGCAGCAGCGCGTGGGGGGAGCTCTTCCTCAAGCACTCGCTCACGGCGCCGAAGGACAAGAGCGCGGCCCCGCCGCTCGATCTCGCCGGAGAGCTCGGCATCGTCGGCCCGCCCGGCGATCAGCGCGGCGCCCACCCCCGCGTCCCACAGCCGGTCCGCGAGGCCGCCTTTCGCATCGGCAGCGTGGGTGCGGTCGGCGAGGAGCTCGTCGAGGCCGACGGACGGTTCTTCATCGTCCGCCTGAACGGGCTCACCAGCGGGCACCGGCGCGAGTTCGCGGAGGCCGAACGCTCGATCCGGGTCGCGCTCCTCCAGCAGAAGATGCAGGACCAGGAGCGCGCCATCGAGGACGAGCTGCGGAAGAAGTTCCCCGTCGAGATCAACGAGGCGGCGCTCTCCTCGGTCAAGCTGCCGGAGCAGCTCATGCAGACCGGGAGCGCGGCGCAGCCCGATCCCGCGAAGCCCCGCGCGCCACAGCCGGAGCAGGCCGGCGCTGCCGCGGCGCCGTCGAGCGATGCGGGCAAGTAG
- a CDS encoding metallophosphoesterase family protein codes for MRLGIFSDTHANYEALSAVLESYRHERIDVYYCLGDTVGYGGSPNECADLVRKVAKKTILGNHDAAVAGRMDYSYYYEAARQALDTHAAMLSAENAAWLRSLTYQEKLTDINVDLCHGSPVRLEEFEYIFAPEQARECLPMWNELGHITLIGHSHLCKVFALTPNSVEELPAVDFQLEQGRKYIVSVGSVGQPRDYDNRASYTVYDSDTKRFEFKRVEYDIETAAEKVLRAKLERNFAHRLYIGV; via the coding sequence ATGAGACTCGGGATTTTCAGCGATACGCACGCCAACTACGAGGCGCTCAGCGCTGTGCTCGAGTCCTACCGCCACGAACGTATCGACGTTTACTACTGCCTCGGGGATACGGTCGGCTACGGCGGCTCGCCGAACGAGTGCGCCGATCTCGTCCGCAAGGTGGCCAAGAAGACGATCCTCGGCAACCACGACGCGGCCGTCGCTGGTCGGATGGACTACTCGTATTACTACGAGGCCGCCCGGCAGGCGCTCGACACCCACGCTGCGATGCTGTCCGCCGAGAACGCGGCCTGGCTCCGGAGCCTGACGTACCAGGAGAAGTTGACGGACATCAACGTCGACCTCTGCCATGGCTCACCCGTCCGGCTCGAAGAGTTCGAGTACATCTTCGCCCCGGAGCAGGCGCGCGAATGCCTCCCGATGTGGAACGAGCTCGGTCACATCACGCTGATCGGTCACTCCCACCTCTGCAAGGTGTTCGCGCTCACACCGAACAGCGTCGAGGAGCTCCCCGCGGTGGACTTCCAGCTCGAGCAGGGTCGCAAGTACATCGTGAGCGTCGGCTCGGTGGGACAGCCGCGGGACTACGACAACCGCGCGAGCTACACGGTCTACGACAGCGACACGAAGCGCTTCGAGTTCAAGCGCGTCGAGTACGACATCGAGACGGCGGCGGAGAAGGTGCTGCGCGCCAAGCTCGAGCGCAACTTCGCTCATCGCCTCTACATCGGGGTCTGA
- the tssM gene encoding type VI secretion system membrane subunit TssM yields the protein MLWVLFGLLFLISWAACFTFGLPTAIPIATSIVIALSAIALFVYRRINARRAASALERAIVQQGAQQALNARPERRAEIQELQRQVQGGISALKSSKLGKGKEHGNAALYSLPWYVIIGPPGAGKTTALKHSGLVFPYAHPSNGGGVRGVGGTRNCDWWFTNEAILLDTAGRYTTEQDDHEEWIAFLQMLLKHRARRPLNGILVAVSVADLIDASEQHIELMGKKLRARIDEVMTQLHMVLPVYLLFTKCDLIAGFSEFFGDMRKSDRAQAWGATLKLSADKAHPGRLFDAEFDALARQIHGRSLKRLVMERSREVRERVYQFPLEFSGIRRNLSDLVSTVFMVNAFQGTPIFRGFYFTSGTQEGRPLDRVLQRMGQAMGIRTHEAAAQQNVESKSYFLHDVFMNVVFPDGDIAARSASEIRRQRLVRGAISAAAAALGVILAIPSVVSFVNNRAFLRDVEADARTVSALRWEDTRPLSEKLAALGPALDRLKEIDKAREEGPPDGKGWTMFQGETVYPPLVHVYVASLQNGFVIPCKQRLEDRLKLAKGDHYLRERNDLKLYLMLSDVEHLDVAWAKDRFTSLWAEVLRATSNLTETELKKQLDRHVEYYLTLIKEKRVTPIARKEDLVASVRATLQAVPPRKRYYDFFVNAIIEEKYDETGDNSRANRKYPPHTLGDMFADRPAVLKVIGSKLYAKEKRWKEVDGPYTERGHFAVLERLESGADSLMAERWVVDLAPGEEASISKNLDGLAADYDASYIAQWTDWMADLTVRVPANLKEAKETYQALTQADYPYLRIIRALEDNTQWKRDRGAIEDSALAKRGKEYLERKIEQKTRLKVPVNVKLIRNRPSSVPDEFKRTVEFGVPAAPSGSAPITDTPLARYISLLSALRDEIQRLEDLNPNVDARLMADRLVEATRQADALLQPFDERAKTLLRPLLLTPMQVVAARLPPLAAVSRFPAAAPAAGPR from the coding sequence GTGTTGTGGGTCCTCTTCGGGCTGTTGTTCCTCATCTCGTGGGCGGCGTGCTTCACGTTCGGCCTGCCCACCGCGATCCCGATCGCGACGAGCATCGTCATCGCGCTCTCCGCGATCGCGCTCTTCGTGTACCGCCGGATCAACGCGCGCCGCGCCGCCTCTGCGCTTGAGCGGGCCATCGTCCAGCAAGGAGCGCAGCAGGCGCTCAACGCGCGGCCCGAGCGCCGCGCCGAGATCCAGGAGCTCCAGCGGCAGGTCCAGGGCGGCATCAGCGCCCTGAAGAGCTCGAAGCTCGGCAAGGGGAAGGAGCACGGCAACGCCGCGCTCTACTCGCTGCCCTGGTACGTCATCATCGGCCCGCCCGGGGCCGGGAAGACGACGGCGTTGAAGCACTCCGGCCTCGTCTTCCCGTACGCGCACCCGAGCAACGGCGGCGGCGTGCGCGGCGTCGGCGGCACGCGCAACTGCGACTGGTGGTTCACCAACGAGGCGATCCTCCTCGACACCGCGGGGCGCTACACGACGGAGCAGGACGATCACGAGGAGTGGATCGCGTTCCTACAGATGCTCCTCAAGCACCGCGCTCGCCGCCCGCTCAACGGCATCCTGGTCGCCGTGAGCGTGGCGGATCTCATCGACGCGAGCGAGCAGCACATCGAGCTGATGGGGAAGAAGCTCCGGGCGCGCATCGACGAGGTGATGACGCAGCTCCACATGGTGCTGCCCGTCTACCTCCTGTTCACGAAGTGCGACCTCATCGCGGGCTTCTCGGAGTTCTTCGGCGACATGCGCAAGAGCGACCGCGCGCAGGCGTGGGGAGCGACGCTCAAGCTGAGCGCGGACAAGGCCCACCCAGGGAGGCTCTTCGACGCCGAGTTCGACGCCCTGGCGAGGCAGATCCACGGCCGCTCGCTGAAGCGGCTCGTGATGGAGCGCAGCCGCGAGGTGCGCGAGCGCGTCTACCAGTTCCCGCTCGAGTTCTCGGGTATCCGGCGGAACCTCTCCGATCTGGTCTCGACCGTCTTCATGGTCAACGCGTTCCAGGGGACGCCCATCTTTCGCGGCTTCTACTTCACGAGCGGCACGCAGGAGGGCAGGCCGCTCGACCGGGTCCTTCAGCGCATGGGCCAGGCGATGGGGATCCGCACGCACGAGGCCGCGGCACAGCAGAACGTGGAGTCGAAGAGCTACTTCCTCCACGACGTCTTCATGAACGTCGTCTTCCCGGACGGGGACATCGCCGCGAGGAGCGCGAGCGAGATCCGGCGCCAGCGGCTCGTCCGCGGCGCGATCAGCGCGGCGGCCGCGGCGCTCGGGGTCATCCTCGCGATCCCCAGCGTGGTGTCGTTCGTCAACAACCGCGCGTTCCTGCGCGACGTGGAGGCGGACGCGCGGACCGTCAGCGCGCTCCGATGGGAGGACACGCGACCCCTCTCGGAGAAGCTCGCCGCGCTGGGGCCTGCGCTGGACCGGCTGAAGGAGATCGACAAGGCGCGCGAGGAGGGGCCGCCGGACGGGAAGGGGTGGACGATGTTCCAGGGCGAGACGGTGTACCCGCCGCTCGTGCACGTCTACGTCGCGAGCCTCCAGAACGGCTTCGTGATCCCGTGCAAGCAGCGGCTCGAGGATCGCCTCAAGCTCGCGAAGGGCGACCACTACCTCCGCGAGCGGAACGACCTCAAGCTGTACCTGATGCTGAGCGACGTCGAGCACCTCGACGTCGCGTGGGCGAAGGACAGGTTCACCTCGCTCTGGGCCGAGGTGCTGCGGGCGACCTCGAACCTCACCGAGACCGAGCTGAAGAAGCAGCTCGATCGGCACGTCGAGTACTACCTGACGCTCATCAAGGAGAAGCGGGTCACGCCGATCGCGCGCAAGGAGGATCTGGTCGCGAGCGTGCGCGCGACGCTCCAGGCCGTGCCGCCGCGGAAGCGGTACTACGACTTCTTCGTCAACGCGATCATCGAGGAGAAGTACGACGAGACGGGTGACAACAGCCGCGCCAACCGCAAGTACCCTCCGCACACGCTCGGCGACATGTTCGCCGATCGCCCCGCCGTGCTGAAGGTCATCGGCAGCAAGCTGTACGCGAAGGAGAAGCGCTGGAAGGAGGTGGACGGTCCGTACACCGAGAGGGGGCACTTCGCGGTGCTCGAGAGGCTCGAGAGCGGCGCCGATAGCTTGATGGCTGAGCGGTGGGTCGTGGACCTCGCGCCCGGCGAGGAGGCCTCGATCAGCAAGAACCTGGACGGCCTCGCGGCCGACTACGACGCCAGCTACATCGCGCAGTGGACCGACTGGATGGCGGACCTCACCGTGCGGGTCCCGGCCAACCTGAAGGAGGCGAAGGAGACGTACCAGGCGCTCACCCAGGCGGATTACCCGTACCTCCGCATCATCCGAGCGCTCGAGGACAACACGCAGTGGAAGCGGGATCGCGGCGCGATCGAGGACTCGGCCCTGGCCAAGCGGGGGAAGGAGTACCTCGAGCGGAAGATCGAGCAGAAGACGAGGCTGAAGGTCCCCGTCAACGTGAAGCTCATAAGAAACCGGCCGAGCTCGGTGCCGGACGAGTTCAAGCGGACCGTCGAGTTCGGCGTGCCGGCCGCCCCGAGCGGCTCGGCGCCGATCACGGACACGCCCCTGGCGAGGTACATCTCGTTGCTCAGCGCTCTTCGCGACGAGATCCAGCGCCTCGAGGATCTGAACCCCAACGTCGATGCGCGCCTCATGGCCGATCGGTTGGTCGAGGCGACGCGACAGGCCGACGCGCTCCTCCAGCCCTTCGACGAGCGGGCCAAGACGCTGCTCCGGCCGCTGCTGCTCACCCCGATGCAGGTGGTGGCGGCGCGGCTGCCGCCGCTCGCCGCGGTGTCTCGCTTCCCCGCGGCGGCACCTGCCGCGGGCCCGCGCTGA